The Suricata suricatta isolate VVHF042 chromosome 15, meerkat_22Aug2017_6uvM2_HiC, whole genome shotgun sequence genome includes the window gtatgttgtattttcactGTTATTTGTCTCAAgttattttttctgttcccttttgatttcttctttgagtgATGGTTGCTTAAGAGAGTGTTGTTTagtctccacatatttgtgaatttttgttttcatcttataattgatttctggttttacaCCATTGTGGTCAGATGAGATGCTTGatgtgatttcagtcttcttaaatttattaaggctTATTTTGTGACCAGACCTCTAACCTAGACTGGGAATGTTCCTTGTGTACTTGAAGAGTTTGTGTTCTGTTGCtataggatggaatgttctgtgagtgtgtgcgcgcatgcacgCGTGTgtagtccatctggtctaatgtgtcatttaaggccattgtttctttattgacttctctgtctggatgatctattgATGTAAGTGGCATATTAAAGTCCCTTACTTATTgcattattgtttatttctctctttagatCTGTTAATATATGCCTTCTATATTTATGTGCTCCTGTATCATGTGTCTATACATGTACAAATGTAATACCCTTTTGGTGGATTGACCCTTTATTGTTTCATAGtaaccttctttgtctctttataaactttgtcttaaagtctgttttatctGATGTAAGTATAGCTACCCCAGCTTTTGTTTGGTTTCTAATTGCATGTAAgatctttttctgttccttcacTTTGTCTGTGTCCTTatatctgaaatgagtctcttgttggCAACAAAAATCcaaagatggatttttttaatccattcatccactctgtcttttgattggagaatttagtccatttacatttaaagtaagtatttatacatatatgcttatttatatatatttatatatcattgaTTGTTTCCTGATTGTTTTATAGTTCCtccgtttctttctttttctcttcctctgtgattTGATGCTTTTCTGTAGTggtatatttcaattttttctcttttttttatgtgtgtgccTAGTATacgtggttaccatgaggcttacataaaacaatatataacaGTCTGTTTTAACTTGATAACAACGTAAATTTGAACATACTCTAAAGCTCTATATTTTTACTCCCTCACCCCCatgaaaatttttatgctttagcTATcacaatttgcatatttttatcttGTGTTCTAGTAAATTATTATACTTCTCATTATTTgaatacttttgtcttttaaccttaaTACTAGCTTTATAACTGATTAATCCACCACCTCTACAACATTAGATTATTATGAGTTTTACTGTTCATTTACATTTACCAGTGATATTTACACTTTCATATGTATTTCCATTAATAATTAATTAGTACCCTTTGGGTTCAGCTTAAAGCAGTCCCTTTCACATTTCTTATAAAGCTGGTCTAGTGGTGATAAACTCCTTTTGCTTTTGCTGCTCTAGAAAAGTGTTTATCTCTCCATTTCTGAAGGGCAGCTTTCTGGGTTCTTGGACCATTTTCTGGCACAATGATCATGTGTATAACAGTTATTTGTTGGATTGTTTATTTTCCCCACCTGGTTGTAGGCTCCTCAAATAAGAcactaaataaatatgtgttaagtcCTGGGATCACTATATGAAACTTCACCATAAAGAAGTGGAGACGAGGAATTCTCTCCTTTTCATCTATGTTTAATGTCCTGGCTCTTTCATCTAACGTCCCACTTTGAGTTCGCTGGAGCCCCGCTTGTCCTGACACATGCCCTTTGGTGAGGTAGAATACAATTTGAGTGACTTTGACCTGCACCCCCTCAACATCACCCTGATACTGAAGCTCCTCTCCAGGGCTCGGGTGCTGTAGTTCCCTCTATTCTGAGAGTCCTTTTCTTTGTGTCCCAGTGTATTGCGTGGGGAGTAATTTTTCCCCCTAATTGCTTTGATAATTGAGATGAATGAGTGGGTGAGTAAAAGAAGGAAGACATGAAGGCTGGATAGGTGTGTCAGCTCAGAAACCTCACTGTCGCCCCGTGAGTTTTATCAGCACGTGCCTTCATAAATCTGATTTCACAGTGGAAAGGCCACTTACAGTCTCTCCAGGGACCTGCACTGGTTAAGCCGGACAGCTTGTCTATGAACATGTTTAAGAGGAGGTGtttcatcttgttttgttttcctcaaacCTGATTTTCAAGCACCATATCCTATTTTTCACTTAATCTACTTCTGCCTGCTTATCTTTGtatataaacaagtaaaaatgtgCTAACAGctttgcatttttctatttttctttacgTGTTTTGCTTGTTGCAACGTAGTGTGGATTCtattctgataattttttaaaatcgaTATTCTCTAGCCACGTTTATTGCTTGCTAGTTCATAAATAGTTTTATTCACAAGGATTTCATCGATTGCAAATGATGACATGGACAAGGTCAGACACGTTGGTCACCTCTCAGAGAAAATCAGTATCTCAACCAAGAATTAAAATGTTACTGTCACGCAGGCATTTAAGGAGCATCTTCTCCCTTATTTATCTTCCAACTAATCCCTTCCTGAAAGACCCCTTATAGGAGATGATTTAtgccacacatttaaaaaaatacataatcaggaacgtattttctttttgtcaaaaacatgccatatatttttaatccatGTGTACACGCACCATAGGTTGACAGCCATAATCTAGaattgatttattgattgatttattgatttattatttattgtgtttatttttcttctcagatgAGTTCCGCACATTTACTAATAAGTCATTCAGTGGTACTCTCCATTTATCATTAATATCAGTGTcaaaaaataatcccatttggagtattaaataaattaaagtttcCATAAAACACGCTGAAATTTATCTCTGTGATTTCAAACAGCTTCATGTGGATTATGCTTATCATTCTATTTGATTCCATAAATAGTAATGACACACTAAAGAGAGGCAGTGATAAACTACAGCTCATCCAAAGATGAGTTCACAGGAATGGGGAGGGCTAATGATTTTCTAGTGACTGGAAGTTCTAGGTCTTTTTCAGTATATCACTGTCTATGGATTTTGGTCAAGCGAGATATCTCTCATTTCAGAAATGTGTAGATCTCTGTCAGTAAAGATGAGGTTTTGCAGGTATCTCTCCTGTACTTCAACTTGTTTGGGAGCCATCTATATTCCATACTCTTAGTTATAACACCCAGTGTATTAGTTATGTCTGTCAATTGAAAATGTGGTAAACATCCCTTTTGTTCTGCCtaaatcattgaaaaaaataaatcatgacagGAGTAGTTACTTGGGAGGTACCAAGGGGGGCCATCCTTGTGTTTTGGAGCATTATGAGTTCTTTACCGAGAGGAgagcttcccttccttccttccttaaatgTCTCCCAGGAGAAACgataaaatgtcatttaatttttttttgaaattactaTCTTAATGAGTATCATAGTGATAGAATAATATGCTGCTGAGAACAGTTTTTATTGTCACAGTCTTGCTAATAgatccagatttattttttttcctatttttgtagGAAAAAGCATTTCTTCAAGGATAATTGtaactatttacattttttaatgaagtgaatATATTGACACCCTAGCCTCTTTTTGAAAACCTTCCAGCTTTGTTATAACATGCAATTTGTTTTACTCATTTATGGAGTTAGTCATCAGTTGATTTTATTGTTAACTAGAGTACATAATTGcaaacattaacttttttcaatatttttacttttagaatatttttctcagCACTTGGGCGAATATGAGAATGTACTAGCAGCACTGGAAGACCTAAATCTTTCCATCCTGAAGGCAATgggcaaaacaaaaaaagtaaggaaatgttGGTGCTTATTTTCTACAAAatctcttctttgaaaaaattttcttGGAAAGTCACACCTGTTTCCTAACGTATCATAAAAGTACATATTGATTTTTATCACTGATAACTTACTTTCTCAATATTAAATGACCTATTGTAGTCATTCGCAATACAGTTAATGAAATATGAGGTGCCAGATACTGTGCTCTTTGCTGAGGATATGAAGGTACAAAGAGCTGTTGAACCAGCTCTTACTCTTGTAGGGAGACAAGTGTGTGGACAAGCCGTTGCTGGGCAGCCCAACAGAGGGCAGCACAGGAGGGAACACGTGGTCCGTGGCGGAGGCGATGACAGCTGAGCAATTGCGGATGAAATTAGAGCTAGGGAAGGGAGAAACCCACACATGGAACAGCACATACAAAGTCGTTGTGCTGGAAGCGGCCTGGGGCAGGCACAGGGCGTGCAAGGAAATCAGGATTGTCAGGAAGGTTAAAGTCTCGGACTCTCAAGAGTGGCATGATGTGAGATGAAACTGGTGTAGTAGAGAGGGTCCGTAGCTTTCATGGTTTTGTCGGTGAACCCAAGGATGTGGACCTGTCTTGTAGATGTGAACAAATCAGTCCATCTTAAGCAGAGATGTGGAAATTCACGCAGTCTTTTGAAAAGACTATACAACACTTGGCTTGGGATTAGGGGTGGAGAATGTGAGGGACAGAATCAAGAAGATGAATGAGGAGGCTAGTTCACTAACCCGGGTAAGAGATGTTGGTGGTTTAAAGGTATTGgcagaaaatatggagaaagggaaaataactGTACACATGTGTGAGATCCTATCAATAAAACTTGGAGAAGGATTGAATATGGGGAGTGGAAGAAGGATATATGTCCAGGATGAATTCAAGTTTTTAGCTCGTGTGCCTGGGTGGTGGCCCTGCATAGAATGCCTAAAGAAGACCAGGCTTGAGGAGGTCGGATCGTAAGTTCCTTTATAGACCTGTTGACTCCAAGCTGCCTTTGAGATATCTAAGGGAATTCTAGTAAACCATTAGATACAGAGATCTTGTACCTGACAGGTGAAGTCTAGATTGGACATATGTTTGTGAGTCGTCAACATTTAGGCAAAGAACTTGAATGACATCATCTGGAGACACAACGTACAGTAAAACAAGGAGAGAACCTAACACTGAGCTTTAAGGAACTTCAACTTTtgtgggtgggtggaggagaaTGAGTCGGGGTGAAAGCCTGAGAAGGAGTGGGccggaagaagaaaggaaatctggGAGACTGCAGCATCCAGAGGTTG containing:
- the NECAB1 gene encoding N-terminal EF-hand calcium-binding protein 1 translates to MEDSRETSPSSTNSSEELSSALQLSKGMSIFLDILRRADKNDDGKLSFEEFKAYFADGVLSGEELHELFHTIDTHNTNNLDTEELCEYFSQHLGEYENVLAALEDLNLSILKAMGKTKKGDKCVDKPLLGSPTEGSTGGNTWSVAEAMTAEQLRMKLELGKGETHTWNSTYKVVVLEAAWGRHRACKEIRIVRKVKVSDSQEWHDVR